A single region of the Oceanispirochaeta sp. M1 genome encodes:
- a CDS encoding phenylacetate--CoA ligase family protein: MIWNKSAECDNREDRKSQQLYSLKKLVRHVYETIPFYKKKFDEAGVTPDDIKTLEDIAKLPFTTKDDLRETYPYGLLACKEKEIVEIHTSSGTTGTPVLAAYTKNDMEMWSEVMARCLCMAGGTPDDVVQNGYGYGMFTGGLGVHYGSHKLGCHTIPVSSGNTKRQLMMMRDFKSTILTCTPSYSLYMAESAKEMGIDFKDLSLKAGIFGAEPWSDNMRKEIEEKLNLQAFDIYGLTEIVGPGVSNECEAHDGLHVNEDHFYPEIIDPKTGEVLPEGEKGELVFTTITREGTPIIRYRTRDITWLWHDDCPCGRTTVKMHRLLGRTDDMLILRGVNVFPSQIENVLMRIEETEPHYQIVVDRGDSHLDEVELHVEVEPSFFTDETKSLEKIKAKIASEIKQELGISVMIKLVEPKSIARSEGKAKRVIDKRSL, from the coding sequence TTGATTTGGAATAAAAGCGCGGAATGCGACAACAGGGAAGACAGGAAGTCTCAGCAGCTTTACAGTCTGAAAAAACTGGTACGTCATGTATATGAAACGATTCCCTTTTACAAGAAAAAATTTGATGAAGCCGGTGTAACACCCGACGACATAAAAACCCTTGAGGATATTGCCAAACTTCCTTTTACAACCAAGGATGATTTACGGGAGACCTATCCCTATGGCCTTTTAGCCTGTAAAGAAAAGGAAATTGTGGAAATCCATACTTCCTCGGGAACTACGGGTACTCCTGTTCTGGCTGCGTACACAAAAAACGATATGGAGATGTGGTCAGAAGTAATGGCACGCTGTCTCTGTATGGCCGGTGGTACTCCTGATGATGTTGTACAGAACGGTTATGGATACGGTATGTTTACCGGTGGTCTCGGAGTTCATTACGGTTCTCATAAACTCGGCTGCCATACCATTCCAGTCTCTTCTGGAAATACTAAAAGACAGCTGATGATGATGCGGGACTTCAAGTCCACTATTCTGACCTGTACTCCCTCCTATTCCCTTTATATGGCAGAATCTGCCAAGGAGATGGGGATCGACTTTAAGGATCTTTCCCTGAAAGCGGGCATCTTCGGTGCAGAACCCTGGAGTGATAATATGAGGAAGGAAATTGAGGAAAAACTCAATCTTCAGGCCTTTGATATCTACGGTCTGACCGAGATTGTAGGTCCCGGTGTTTCAAATGAATGTGAAGCTCATGACGGACTTCATGTCAACGAAGACCATTTTTATCCCGAGATTATCGACCCCAAGACAGGTGAAGTTCTTCCTGAAGGTGAAAAAGGGGAACTTGTTTTTACTACAATCACCAGAGAGGGAACTCCCATCATCCGTTATAGAACCAGAGACATTACATGGCTCTGGCATGATGACTGCCCCTGCGGCAGAACAACGGTCAAAATGCACCGTCTGCTGGGACGTACAGATGACATGCTCATCCTCCGCGGTGTGAATGTATTCCCAAGCCAGATTGAAAATGTATTGATGCGGATTGAAGAAACCGAACCCCATTACCAGATTGTTGTTGACAGAGGGGATTCTCACCTTGATGAAGTAGAGCTTCATGTTGAAGTAGAGCCCAGTTTTTTCACAGATGAAACAAAGTCTCTTGAGAAAATCAAGGCTAAAATAGCATCTGAAATCAAGCAGGAATTGGGAATCTCGGTTATGATTAAGCTGGTAGAACCCAAGTCTATTGCGAGGTCTGAAGGCAAGGCGAAAAGGGTCATCGACAAGAGATCTCTATAG
- a CDS encoding GGDEF domain-containing protein, which yields MKIAMNSVTIFVRIDLLLYSLIIQLILLYLSKNQKTEEDYSSRLFRQVLLSLILITALSTISWIFDGLTEFRIISYWIQFFSIICTTLPVIVWMRYIDFNIFHDEKGLRRRGYIYITPLFINTFIVLINLYRPGLIYSMSESNVYSRGPYFVTAYISIYILIFAAYMYFFLHKDLIVGRLTQVIILFLVIPVIGSFMQILFYGIALQWPSTTLVLLLTYLALEQSKTSRDSLTDLYTRSQFEQRLYFKIKRNDPFSLILIDMNDFKYINDNFGHNEGDKVLKLVTSILISDTNPEDLVCRYGGDEFILLIESDQENVCSKIIDRLDSTLSDLNSKNDDYRISMSYGYKFIKDPLSCNKTMVLKEIDENMYKDKKLRKAAFL from the coding sequence ATGAAAATAGCAATGAATTCAGTAACAATTTTTGTCCGCATAGATCTACTCCTCTATTCTTTGATAATACAGTTGATCCTCTTGTATCTCTCAAAGAATCAGAAGACAGAGGAAGATTACTCTTCAAGACTGTTCAGGCAGGTTCTGCTTTCCCTGATTCTAATTACAGCCCTGTCTACCATCTCATGGATTTTTGACGGACTGACTGAGTTCAGAATCATCAGCTACTGGATTCAATTTTTTTCTATTATTTGCACAACCCTCCCTGTGATTGTCTGGATGCGCTACATAGACTTCAATATTTTTCACGACGAAAAAGGGCTCCGCAGAAGAGGGTATATATACATCACCCCCTTGTTTATCAACACGTTCATTGTGCTGATAAACCTTTACCGGCCTGGTTTGATATATTCTATGTCTGAGTCTAATGTTTACAGCAGAGGTCCCTATTTCGTTACAGCATATATCTCAATCTATATCTTAATATTCGCTGCCTATATGTATTTCTTTCTTCATAAAGATTTGATTGTCGGCAGGCTCACACAGGTGATTATCCTCTTTTTAGTCATCCCGGTTATCGGATCATTTATGCAGATTCTGTTTTATGGGATTGCTCTCCAATGGCCATCAACGACTCTTGTTCTACTTTTGACCTATCTTGCACTGGAACAGTCAAAAACGAGCAGAGACTCCCTTACAGATCTTTATACAAGAAGTCAGTTTGAACAGAGACTGTATTTCAAGATTAAAAGAAATGACCCCTTCTCTCTGATTCTGATAGATATGAATGATTTTAAATATATCAATGATAATTTTGGTCATAATGAAGGAGACAAGGTTCTTAAGTTAGTGACTTCCATACTCATATCAGATACAAATCCCGAAGATCTGGTCTGCCGATACGGCGGGGATGAATTTATCCTTCTCATAGAATCGGATCAGGAAAATGTCTGTAGTAAAATTATAGACCGCCTCGATTCTACTCTTTCTGATTTAAACAGTAAAAATGACGATTATAGAATCAGTATGAGTTATGGTTATAAATTTATAAAAGATCCCCTGAGTTGTAACAAGACTATGGTTCTTAAAGAGATTGACGAGAATATGTATAAAGATAAGAAGCTGAGAAAGGCTGCTTTTTTGTGA
- a CDS encoding SDR family oxidoreductase, with the protein MDSYVFISGAAGGLGRAYVHDAGKRGWDLFLTDIPGSPLKELAREIRSAYGVDVQYEEGSFLTHASRDDFFQKLAAREFKFNFLINVAGVEFETPFTSLSLDQIRLIMNVNMNGTVELTSSILEQRDMESPFRILTVSSLSYFYPMPYKAAYSSTKRFLYHFFTTIREELRRENVTVTLLCPAGMPTKQIVVDRIAAQGLMGRLTTKSPDYVAHHSIEMALKGKEEYIPGAVNRFLKLAGSLFSDPVRARMLKRRWDRAAG; encoded by the coding sequence ATGGACTCCTATGTATTTATCAGCGGTGCTGCCGGAGGACTGGGCAGAGCGTATGTTCATGATGCGGGAAAAAGGGGCTGGGATCTCTTTTTGACCGATATCCCCGGTTCTCCTTTAAAGGAACTGGCCCGGGAGATTCGTTCCGCATATGGTGTGGACGTTCAGTATGAAGAGGGCAGTTTTCTCACTCATGCCTCCAGGGATGATTTCTTTCAAAAACTGGCTGCAAGGGAATTTAAGTTTAACTTTCTTATCAATGTTGCGGGGGTGGAATTTGAGACTCCCTTCACATCTCTGAGCCTGGATCAGATTCGTCTTATTATGAATGTAAATATGAACGGAACAGTAGAACTGACCTCCTCAATCCTGGAGCAGCGTGATATGGAGAGTCCATTCAGAATCCTTACCGTTTCCAGTCTGTCTTACTTCTATCCAATGCCTTATAAGGCGGCTTATTCATCCACAAAACGTTTTCTTTATCATTTTTTTACAACTATCAGAGAGGAACTCCGTAGGGAAAATGTTACTGTAACTCTGCTCTGTCCAGCTGGAATGCCCACAAAACAGATTGTCGTGGATCGGATTGCCGCTCAGGGATTAATGGGCAGGCTTACTACAAAATCTCCCGACTATGTAGCTCATCACAGTATTGAAATGGCTCTGAAGGGTAAAGAAGAATATATACCGGGAGCAGTAAACCGTTTTCTTAAACTTGCGGGTTCTTTATTCAGTGATCCTGTGAGAGCCAGGATGTTGAAAAGACGCTGGGACCGGGCCGCCGGTTGA
- a CDS encoding C-terminal binding protein, which produces MSPYRVVITDNLFDDCIEEEKVFKDENVDLEIYSRLDRKTLLEKVRSADALLLNMVDADREFIDSLDKCKIISRYGIGYDNVDVEAAREKGISVGIVPDYCSIEVAEHAAAMLLSVARRIPQRHELVRKGHWRDSPGHSLFRIQGSVLGILGYGKTGKALHKQVSGFGFSRVLIHSRGLAPGTVLENGAEAVSLDTLLKETDYLSVHLPLTDETRHLLDHKKLNSMKKGAVLVNTARGGILDESALYTALTTGPLRAAGLDVMESEPPEQNNPLLTLDNVVISDHEAYYSEHSVVELKRKTAENVLAVLKTGKAVFSVDDLRD; this is translated from the coding sequence ATGAGCCCATACCGAGTTGTAATTACAGATAACCTTTTTGATGACTGTATTGAAGAGGAAAAGGTTTTTAAAGATGAGAATGTAGATCTTGAAATCTACAGCCGCCTGGACAGGAAGACACTCCTTGAAAAAGTACGTTCTGCAGATGCCCTTCTATTGAATATGGTAGATGCGGATAGAGAGTTTATTGACTCTCTGGACAAGTGCAAGATCATTTCCCGTTATGGAATCGGATATGATAATGTCGATGTGGAGGCTGCCCGGGAAAAGGGCATCTCAGTAGGAATCGTTCCTGATTACTGCTCTATTGAAGTCGCTGAACATGCGGCAGCCATGCTTTTATCTGTTGCCAGACGGATACCCCAGCGGCACGAACTGGTGCGCAAGGGGCACTGGCGTGATTCTCCGGGGCATTCTCTTTTTAGAATCCAGGGGTCAGTTCTTGGTATATTAGGTTATGGAAAGACTGGAAAGGCCCTCCATAAACAGGTCTCCGGATTTGGTTTCAGCCGAGTCCTGATTCACTCAAGAGGCCTGGCACCCGGAACTGTTCTGGAGAATGGTGCTGAAGCGGTCTCCCTGGATACCTTACTGAAAGAGACAGATTATCTGTCCGTCCATCTTCCTCTCACAGACGAGACCCGTCACCTCCTGGATCACAAAAAACTTAACTCAATGAAGAAGGGTGCTGTTCTTGTGAATACGGCCAGAGGTGGAATCCTGGATGAATCCGCCCTTTATACAGCATTGACCACCGGCCCCCTGAGGGCAGCGGGTCTTGATGTTATGGAGAGTGAGCCCCCTGAGCAGAACAATCCTCTTCTCACTTTGGATAATGTGGTGATTTCTGATCATGAAGCTTATTACAGTGAACATTCTGTGGTAGAGCTGAAAAGAAAAACCGCCGAGAATGTTCTGGCGGTTTTAAAGACAGGAAAGGCTGTTTTTTCCGTGGATGATCTCAGGGACTGA
- a CDS encoding acyl-CoA thioesterase, with the protein MNTFNAVRSEHLNHHNYLFGGQMLFWVDENAWMTAARDFPGFRLVTRGMERISFEKSVINGSILRFHILPVNQGNSSVQYQVDVYADSPGEQSEVLVFSNKVTFVSVDCNGSKIPLPSREKLRSQLEDANPVAAPAAGNQPAQCNDQD; encoded by the coding sequence TTGAATACATTCAACGCAGTCCGTTCAGAACATCTGAACCATCATAATTATCTCTTTGGTGGTCAGATGCTGTTCTGGGTGGATGAAAACGCATGGATGACCGCAGCCAGGGATTTCCCCGGCTTCCGTCTGGTCACCAGAGGGATGGAACGGATCAGTTTTGAAAAATCCGTGATAAACGGTTCCATCCTGCGTTTTCATATTCTTCCCGTTAATCAGGGAAACAGCTCTGTTCAGTATCAGGTGGATGTTTATGCCGACTCCCCCGGTGAACAGTCGGAAGTACTTGTTTTCAGTAACAAGGTGACCTTTGTCTCTGTTGACTGCAATGGAAGCAAAATCCCTCTACCATCCAGGGAGAAGCTTCGTTCACAACTTGAAGATGCGAACCCTGTCGCTGCACCTGCTGCAGGGAATCAGCCTGCACAATGTAATGACCAGGATTGA
- a CDS encoding thiamine pyrophosphate-dependent enzyme: MSEYVVLGDEAVALGAVHGGVSSCYGYPGTPSTEIMEYLLEYSEKEDGPFACWSSNEKTAMEEALGTSFAGKRAIVTMKHVGLNVAADAFMNGALLDIRGGLVVVVADDPGMHSSQNEQDTRFYADFAKIPLLEPANQQQAYDMTREAFDLSEKMGCPVVLRLVTRLSHSRAAIVTKEARKENPINKADNKQDWMLLPANARRRWDSLLGRQKDMISYSENSAINALTMNESNKDRGIITTGLGYNYYKENESELSDNPSHLHIGVYPVPEDKIRKIAAHVKELIILEEGYPLVERLIAGLLPRDLKITGKLENIVPLQGELNPDNIRPALGLPARESAAPSTLDLVGRPPQLCKGCPHDDTYRVIKEVQAELEESTVTSDIGCYALGALPPLSVPETIICMGASITAAKGSSEAGLNNVMAVIGDSTFLHSGLTGLVDCVSSKTDVTIIIVDNETTAMTGGQTTILPSSRLEGVVRGIVGETDHVMTIPAHRKFHEENKEKLRKELAYKGVSVIIAVRECIETARKAKK; the protein is encoded by the coding sequence ATGTCTGAATATGTTGTCCTGGGTGACGAAGCTGTTGCCCTGGGTGCCGTACATGGCGGAGTTTCCTCATGTTATGGTTACCCTGGTACACCTTCCACCGAGATAATGGAATACCTTTTAGAATACAGTGAGAAAGAAGACGGCCCTTTTGCATGCTGGTCCAGTAATGAAAAAACAGCCATGGAAGAAGCTCTTGGAACTTCCTTTGCGGGTAAAAGAGCCATTGTAACCATGAAGCATGTCGGCCTTAATGTGGCTGCTGATGCTTTTATGAACGGAGCCCTTCTGGATATCCGCGGCGGTCTTGTAGTTGTAGTAGCCGATGACCCCGGTATGCACTCTTCACAAAATGAGCAGGATACCCGTTTTTATGCCGATTTTGCAAAAATCCCTCTGCTGGAACCCGCTAATCAGCAGCAGGCTTATGATATGACCCGTGAAGCCTTTGATCTATCTGAAAAAATGGGATGTCCCGTTGTTCTCAGACTGGTCACCCGTCTTTCCCATTCCAGAGCCGCCATCGTGACAAAGGAAGCCAGGAAGGAAAATCCTATTAATAAAGCGGATAATAAACAGGACTGGATGCTGCTTCCCGCCAATGCCAGACGCCGCTGGGACAGCCTTCTCGGACGTCAGAAAGATATGATTTCCTACAGTGAAAACTCTGCAATCAATGCTCTTACAATGAATGAATCTAATAAAGATCGCGGTATTATCACCACCGGACTGGGATATAATTACTATAAGGAAAATGAGAGCGAATTGTCTGATAATCCTTCTCATCTTCATATCGGTGTTTATCCGGTTCCTGAAGATAAAATCAGGAAAATTGCTGCCCATGTAAAAGAACTTATTATCCTTGAAGAAGGGTATCCTTTAGTAGAGCGTCTTATTGCGGGACTTCTGCCCAGGGATCTTAAGATCACTGGAAAACTTGAAAATATAGTTCCCCTTCAGGGAGAACTTAATCCTGATAATATCAGACCCGCTCTGGGACTTCCCGCCAGGGAGAGCGCCGCACCGTCCACTCTTGATCTTGTGGGAAGACCTCCTCAGCTTTGTAAGGGTTGTCCCCATGATGACACCTACAGAGTTATCAAGGAAGTACAGGCTGAACTTGAAGAAAGTACAGTTACTTCAGATATCGGATGCTATGCTCTGGGTGCTCTACCTCCCTTAAGTGTTCCCGAAACCATTATCTGTATGGGTGCTTCAATTACAGCGGCCAAGGGTTCTTCCGAAGCAGGACTGAACAATGTTATGGCCGTCATCGGAGACAGTACTTTCCTCCACTCCGGTCTGACAGGTCTTGTTGACTGTGTTTCCAGCAAAACCGATGTGACCATCATCATCGTGGATAATGAAACTACTGCCATGACCGGCGGGCAGACAACCATTCTGCCTTCCAGCCGTCTTGAAGGTGTTGTCAGAGGTATTGTCGGGGAAACAGATCATGTCATGACTATTCCTGCCCACCGCAAGTTTCATGAAGAGAACAAAGAAAAACTCAGAAAAGAACTGGCGTATAAAGGTGTTTCTGTCATCATTGCTGTGAGAGAGTGTATCGAAACTGCCCGTAAAGCCAAAAAGTAA
- a CDS encoding ACT domain-containing protein has translation MKVKQISVFLENKNGRLSEVTRILSDGEISLRALTIADTADFGILRIIAEQPDKCLDLLQKNNFTARVTEVIGVRLDDRPGSLHEVMQIFEDNNVNIEYLYSTLMLMDDKVVIMFKVEDIDHGLDIIKKNGMEAITAF, from the coding sequence ATGAAAGTAAAACAGATATCCGTATTCCTTGAGAATAAGAACGGCCGACTATCGGAGGTCACCCGTATCCTGTCTGATGGAGAAATCAGTCTGAGAGCCTTGACAATTGCCGATACAGCCGATTTCGGTATACTCCGGATTATTGCCGAACAGCCTGATAAATGTCTTGATCTACTCCAGAAAAATAACTTTACAGCGAGGGTGACCGAGGTTATCGGTGTCCGTCTTGATGACAGACCCGGTTCTCTTCATGAAGTAATGCAGATCTTTGAAGACAACAATGTCAATATTGAATATCTGTATTCCACACTCATGCTGATGGATGACAAAGTCGTAATCATGTTCAAGGTTGAAGATATCGATCATGGACTGGATATCATCAAGAAAAACGGTATGGAAGCCATTACCGCTTTTTGA
- a CDS encoding indolepyruvate oxidoreductase subunit beta, producing the protein MKYDIILSGVGGQGVLSLASVIATAAAKAGYKVRQSEVHGMAQRGGAVMAHMRISDGEIFSDLIGQGTADMILSMEPLESLRYLSWLSPDGIVITSTNPVINIPNYPEESEIKSALDKLKTRRLVDDKTIAKEAGSVRAGNMVIVGAAAADLPFGMDYLKAAVESMFSRKGDEIVQVNYKALDLGSQIS; encoded by the coding sequence ATGAAATATGACATAATTCTTTCCGGTGTCGGGGGGCAGGGTGTACTGTCTCTTGCCTCTGTTATTGCTACAGCCGCTGCAAAAGCAGGTTACAAGGTTCGTCAGTCAGAAGTTCATGGAATGGCCCAGAGAGGCGGAGCTGTAATGGCTCATATGCGGATCTCCGACGGTGAGATCTTCTCTGACCTTATCGGGCAGGGAACAGCCGACATGATCCTCAGTATGGAGCCTCTGGAAAGTCTCAGATACCTTTCCTGGCTCTCTCCTGACGGAATCGTTATTACATCCACAAATCCTGTGATTAATATTCCTAATTATCCCGAGGAGTCTGAAATTAAATCAGCTCTGGATAAGCTTAAAACCAGGCGTCTTGTAGATGATAAAACCATTGCCAAAGAAGCCGGTTCAGTCCGAGCAGGAAATATGGTTATTGTAGGTGCAGCCGCTGCAGATCTGCCCTTTGGTATGGATTACCTGAAGGCTGCCGTAGAGAGCATGTTCTCACGTAAAGGGGATGAGATTGTGCAGGTAAACTATAAGGCTCTTGATCTAGGGAGTCAGATCTCATGA
- a CDS encoding phenylacetate--CoA ligase family protein, which yields MIRNLYEDEEIERLDRDALKALQLLRLKKTVGTALITPFYKERLKAAGISSPEDIKTLEDIRKIPYTTKDDLRDAYPYGLLSVDKDEIVRMHASSGTTGTPTVIYHTQKDLDHWTNMTVRSLKATGCTRGDVFQNMMTYGLFTGGIGLHYGAEKLGMLVIPASSGNTRRQFQLMKDFQTSTVHATPSYLLHLYSRMEELGYKLEDFNLKRALIGAEPHSEEIRQKIEELFGIDAYNSYGLSEMNGPSVAFECTEKKGMHIWEDAYYVETIDRDSLEPVEAGIEGELVLTILIRTGTPILRYRTKDLTTVIPEPCVCGRTSRRITRIKGRTDDMLIINGVNVFPSQIEEIIMKMPGIGTNYLIKVNKEGTLDKLTIQTEVGADLFTDNTQDLHNLRKRIIEELSASITIRAAVELHEPGFLPVQQGKAIRVIDERGGVF from the coding sequence ATGATTCGAAATCTCTATGAAGACGAAGAAATTGAACGTCTGGACAGAGATGCCCTGAAGGCTCTGCAGCTTCTACGTCTGAAAAAAACAGTTGGTACCGCTCTGATAACTCCCTTCTACAAAGAGAGACTCAAGGCAGCGGGTATAAGCTCCCCCGAGGATATTAAAACCCTTGAGGATATAAGGAAAATTCCCTATACCACTAAAGATGATCTAAGGGATGCCTATCCCTATGGTCTACTCTCTGTAGATAAGGATGAAATAGTCCGGATGCATGCATCCAGCGGTACTACCGGTACTCCAACCGTTATATATCATACACAGAAAGATCTGGATCACTGGACCAATATGACTGTTCGCTCCCTAAAGGCCACCGGCTGTACAAGGGGAGATGTATTTCAGAACATGATGACCTACGGTCTATTTACCGGTGGAATCGGTCTCCATTATGGTGCTGAAAAGCTTGGTATGCTTGTAATTCCCGCATCCAGCGGTAATACAAGACGTCAGTTTCAGCTGATGAAAGATTTTCAGACATCAACAGTTCATGCCACTCCCAGCTATTTGCTCCACCTCTATTCCCGTATGGAAGAGCTGGGCTACAAACTGGAGGATTTCAATCTGAAGAGAGCTCTTATCGGAGCGGAACCTCATTCAGAAGAGATAAGGCAGAAAATTGAAGAGTTATTCGGAATTGATGCTTATAACTCATATGGACTTTCCGAGATGAACGGACCTTCCGTTGCCTTTGAGTGCACTGAGAAAAAAGGGATGCATATCTGGGAAGATGCCTATTATGTTGAAACCATCGATCGGGACAGCCTTGAGCCTGTAGAAGCTGGAATAGAAGGTGAGCTTGTTCTGACCATTCTGATCCGGACAGGGACTCCCATTCTCAGGTATAGAACAAAAGATCTTACAACCGTAATACCCGAACCCTGTGTCTGCGGCAGAACTAGCCGGAGAATCACACGGATTAAGGGCCGCACGGATGATATGCTTATCATTAATGGTGTAAATGTTTTTCCTTCACAGATAGAGGAAATCATCATGAAGATGCCAGGTATCGGTACCAATTATCTGATAAAGGTCAATAAAGAGGGAACTCTTGATAAATTGACCATTCAGACGGAAGTAGGGGCAGATCTTTTTACAGATAATACCCAGGATCTTCACAATCTGAGGAAAAGAATTATTGAAGAATTAAGTGCTTCCATTACCATTCGAGCGGCGGTGGAACTGCATGAACCCGGCTTCCTTCCTGTACAGCAGGGCAAGGCCATTCGGGTTATAGATGAGAGAGGAGGTGTATTTTGA
- a CDS encoding bifunctional diguanylate cyclase/phosphodiesterase — protein sequence MINIQSECKEKLRQAQIELMLEKDHVGQLEKLMNHNPDTGLLQRHILVRRMNNLISKKKSRFAFGILRLDKNYQRIRHTRDRMKVLLYVTSERLKPLVEEENLYQSDRSDEFLFIISDYESQEEVEKKIDDMIIRVSESHNPPASDVSFGCNVGVALYPDHANSLDELEQNAEIALGIYEEKSWNGFLYSPEIGRTYHENQSLEYILRMCILNNFEGFHIAYQPIVNKDKKLEACEALLRWDAPQRGSVSPVHFIPLAEESGLINYLGKWVLYNALKQVKVWREEMGQDIEMSVNVSSVQMEQADFVDTVETALRVLKIPGEALHLEITESVVMSNPEEIKIKLKALQDMGIEIMLDDFGTGYSSLSSLNQFPINTLKIAKEFVDNIPHDRHGVEMVRAILGIAETFGFRTLAEGIEQEDQFDCLIEEGCKYIQGYITSPPVAATEFEKLFFN from the coding sequence ATGATAAATATACAATCGGAATGTAAAGAAAAATTAAGACAGGCTCAGATAGAACTGATGCTTGAAAAAGACCATGTAGGTCAGCTTGAAAAACTAATGAATCATAATCCGGATACAGGGTTGCTGCAGCGTCATATCCTGGTTCGCCGGATGAATAATCTTATCAGTAAAAAAAAATCCCGCTTTGCATTCGGTATTCTCAGACTGGATAAAAACTATCAGCGGATCCGCCACACTAGAGATAGAATGAAAGTTCTGCTCTATGTTACATCAGAGCGGTTGAAACCTCTGGTAGAAGAAGAGAATCTGTATCAATCAGACCGCTCGGACGAATTTCTTTTTATTATCTCCGATTATGAAAGCCAGGAAGAAGTCGAAAAAAAAATTGACGACATGATAATTCGGGTCTCTGAATCTCACAATCCGCCGGCCTCAGATGTCAGCTTTGGATGCAATGTGGGGGTGGCCCTCTATCCCGATCATGCCAATTCTCTGGACGAACTGGAACAGAATGCTGAAATTGCATTGGGCATTTATGAGGAGAAAAGCTGGAATGGGTTTCTCTATTCTCCGGAAATCGGTCGGACTTATCATGAAAACCAGTCATTAGAGTATATCTTAAGAATGTGCATCCTCAATAACTTTGAAGGATTTCACATTGCCTATCAGCCCATTGTGAATAAAGATAAAAAACTTGAGGCCTGTGAGGCTCTGCTTCGATGGGACGCCCCTCAGAGAGGATCAGTTTCTCCAGTCCATTTCATCCCGCTGGCAGAAGAGAGCGGACTGATCAACTATCTGGGAAAATGGGTTTTATACAATGCTCTGAAACAGGTAAAAGTATGGCGTGAAGAGATGGGGCAGGATATCGAAATGTCCGTCAATGTATCTTCGGTACAGATGGAGCAGGCTGACTTTGTAGATACAGTAGAAACTGCCCTTAGAGTATTGAAAATCCCGGGAGAAGCACTCCATCTGGAAATAACTGAATCAGTGGTCATGTCAAATCCCGAAGAGATCAAGATAAAACTGAAGGCTCTTCAGGATATGGGCATAGAGATAATGCTCGATGATTTCGGAACCGGATACTCCAGCCTCAGCTCACTAAATCAATTCCCGATTAACACATTAAAGATTGCCAAGGAATTTGTAGATAACATTCCTCATGACAGACATGGAGTTGAAATGGTCAGAGCAATTCTGGGTATAGCAGAGACCTTCGGATTCAGAACTCTTGCTGAAGGTATAGAACAAGAGGATCAGTTTGACTGTCTTATAGAAGAGGGCTGCAAATACATTCAGGGCTATATAACAAGTCCACCGGTGGCTGCAACCGAATTTGAAAAGTTATTTTTTAATTGA